A segment of the Panicum hallii strain FIL2 chromosome 1, PHallii_v3.1, whole genome shotgun sequence genome:
TGGAGCAGCTCACGTACTACCTGTACCTCTTCTCGGCgctcctcctccctctcctgctTCTCAAGCTCACGAGGCGCGGCGACGACAGTGGCCTGAGGCTGCCGCCGGGCCCGTGGCGGCTGCCGGTCATCGGCAGCCTCCACCACCTGCTCGGCAGCCCGCTGCCCCACCGCGCCATGGCCGGCATCGCGCGCCGGCTCGGCGCGCCGCTCATCTACCTCCGGCTCGGGGAGGTCCCCGTGGTCGTGGCGTCGTCCCCGGACGCCGCGCGCGAGTTCATGAAGACGCACGACGTCAGCTTCGCCACGCGCCCGTGGACGCCCACGATGAGGGTCTTCGTGGAGGACGGGGAGGGCCTGGTGTTCGCGCGCTACGGCGCGCTGTGGCGGCAGCTCCGCAAGATCAGCATCCTGGAGCTGCTCAGCGCCCGCCGCGTCCACTCGTTCCGCGGCGTccgggaggaggaggcccgCCGCCTCGTGGCTGCCGTCGCCGCGGCCGGCGAGGGCGCCGCTGTCAACGTCAGCGAGCGGATCGCCGTGCTCATCACGGACACGGCGGTGCGCTCCATGATCGGCGACCGGTTCGAGAGGCGGGAGGAGTTCCTGGAGAACCTCGCGGAGGGGATAAAGATCACCTCCGGGTTCAACCTCTGCGACCTGTTCCCGTCGTCAAGGCTCGTCAGGCTTGTCAGTGGCACGGAACGCCGGGCGCAGGCAAATCACCGCAGGAACTTCGAGCTCATGGACTACGCCATCAAGCAGCACGAGCAGCGGAGGGCGGCCATGGTAGAATCTGCAGATGGCACCGTGGAAAAGGAGGACCTGGTGGACGTGCTCCTAAGGATACAGAGGGAAGGTGGTCTCGAGGTGCCCCTCACCATGGGAATGATCAAGGCCGTCATCCTTGTAAGTTACCATTGCAAGTCTGTGTAAC
Coding sequences within it:
- the LOC112894553 gene encoding premnaspirodiene oxygenase-like — translated: MEQLTYYLYLFSALLLPLLLLKLTRRGDDSGLRLPPGPWRLPVIGSLHHLLGSPLPHRAMAGIARRLGAPLIYLRLGEVPVVVASSPDAAREFMKTHDVSFATRPWTPTMRVFVEDGEGLVFARYGALWRQLRKISILELLSARRVHSFRGVREEEARRLVAAVAAAGEGAAVNVSERIAVLITDTAVRSMIGDRFERREEFLENLAEGIKITSGFNLCDLFPSSRLVRLVSGTERRAQANHRRNFELMDYAIKQHEQRRAAMVESADGTVEKEDLVDVLLRIQREGGLEVPLTMGMIKAVILDLFGAGSETSANTLQWAMSELVRNPNVMQKAQAEVRGKLQGKPMVTEDDLADLRYTKLIIKETLRLHPVVPLLVPRECREPCKVMGYDVPKGTTVFVNVWAINRDPRYWDDAATFRPERFEAGTVDFKGTDFEYTPFGAGRRMCPGMAFAQASMELVLAALLYHFDWELPGGMPPDELDMAEEMGITVRRKHDLYLRPVVRVPPHVTP